A window of Clostridiales bacterium contains these coding sequences:
- a CDS encoding ankyrin repeat domain-containing protein, translating to MKFNYAHLINKVVKGNADEIRNYVHKHMDAKNEELMWNVVIGLNSWILAQILIEEGSDVNRKNSIGQGILHNIDRDGYTLAKILIEHGCNLNARDLEGDTPLHYAVENRNVGNIVLFIEKGARVNAKNTKMRTPLHLACQNNSADIAYFLLNNGADVNIRDVEAITALHWACFKGNEELMNILISKADSSLKNDISLLHYAVLGGNERVVRYLVDMGLSVNEVDNTGRTLLMDACLKNNIDIAKFLVDEKKVDLQAVDDRGLTALHWASANGSDMLVEFLLDRGADIDAKDKGNLTSLHWACANECEKTALILIDRGANLDILDATDVSPIYYACERELKGVVEELIRKGANDQLRDQDSVLHWATRKGYLSVVDVFIESGIDLNKPDFYGKTALHLACCLGDITMVKRLLSSGAEVNIRDKGDGTALHSACRYEFYYIARELIRYGADVNAKDMVYQTALHLACKNGNKEIVSLLLRKGANPYARSLTGDTPMYIAYVNNFSYIIREMLDRIVEIPDYVMEWIIEEQDFDIMEALTKRKKEFNRLIDKLVVMNKKQSLGEIAKFLKREKVNISSLKKIETTIKGEKKEEVSRLCAAILNNSLDVSDILMRNNSNKVKMTIKKLMELVRDKDADKLLKKLKNSTRNKIKKRKIELENESICRLIIKGKMSRRSKKRILEESDDDMLVKKRKFSVNNTSFI from the coding sequence ATGAAATTTAATTATGCCCATTTAATAAATAAAGTTGTCAAAGGTAATGCTGATGAAATTCGAAACTACGTACATAAACACATGGATGCTAAAAATGAAGAATTAATGTGGAATGTAGTTATAGGTCTAAATTCATGGATATTGGCCCAAATACTGATTGAAGAAGGATCTGACGTTAACAGAAAAAATAGTATAGGACAAGGGATATTACATAATATAGACAGAGATGGATATACTCTAGCAAAAATACTGATAGAACACGGGTGTAACCTAAATGCGAGAGATTTGGAAGGGGATACTCCGCTGCATTATGCGGTAGAAAACAGGAATGTAGGGAATATTGTTTTATTTATAGAAAAGGGTGCTAGGGTAAATGCAAAGAATACCAAAATGAGGACGCCTTTACATTTGGCGTGTCAGAACAATAGTGCAGATATAGCCTATTTTTTGTTAAACAATGGTGCAGATGTAAATATAAGAGATGTAGAAGCTATTACAGCACTACATTGGGCATGCTTTAAGGGAAATGAAGAATTGATGAATATATTAATTAGTAAAGCTGATAGCAGTTTAAAAAATGATATTAGTTTGCTTCATTATGCGGTATTGGGAGGAAATGAAAGAGTAGTGCGTTATCTAGTGGATATGGGATTAAGTGTAAATGAAGTGGATAACACAGGGCGGACTTTATTGATGGATGCTTGTTTAAAAAATAATATTGATATAGCAAAGTTTTTAGTTGATGAAAAAAAAGTGGATTTGCAGGCGGTAGATGATAGAGGATTAACAGCATTACATTGGGCAAGTGCTAATGGATCGGATATGTTAGTGGAATTTTTATTGGACAGGGGTGCTGACATAGATGCTAAGGATAAGGGAAATTTAACCTCATTACACTGGGCTTGTGCTAATGAATGTGAGAAAACAGCATTAATATTAATAGATAGAGGTGCCAATTTAGATATTTTAGATGCAACAGATGTATCACCAATATATTATGCATGTGAAAGAGAGTTAAAAGGAGTGGTGGAAGAATTAATAAGAAAAGGGGCTAACGATCAATTAAGGGACCAAGATAGTGTGTTACATTGGGCAACTAGAAAAGGGTATCTTTCAGTTGTAGATGTGTTCATAGAAAGTGGAATAGACTTAAATAAGCCAGATTTTTATGGGAAAACGGCATTACATCTTGCTTGTTGCTTGGGAGACATTACAATGGTAAAACGGTTATTATCGAGTGGAGCAGAAGTGAATATAAGGGACAAAGGTGACGGAACGGCGCTACATTCAGCGTGTAGATACGAGTTTTATTATATAGCAAGGGAATTGATAAGATATGGTGCAGACGTAAATGCGAAAGATATGGTTTATCAAACGGCACTACATTTGGCATGTAAAAATGGTAATAAAGAAATTGTATCGCTACTACTAAGAAAAGGTGCGAATCCTTATGCAAGAAGCCTTACAGGAGATACACCAATGTATATTGCGTATGTAAATAATTTTTCATATATAATAAGGGAGATGCTTGATAGAATAGTGGAAATCCCTGATTATGTTATGGAATGGATCATAGAGGAACAGGATTTTGATATTATGGAGGCGTTAACGAAAAGAAAAAAAGAATTTAATCGTTTAATAGATAAACTAGTTGTAATGAATAAAAAACAGTCACTTGGAGAGATAGCTAAGTTTTTAAAAAGAGAGAAGGTAAATATATCTAGCCTAAAGAAGATAGAAACGACAATAAAAGGTGAAAAGAAAGAAGAGGTGAGTCGTTTATGTGCAGCAATTTTAAATAATAGTTTAGACGTTTCAGATATATTAATGCGAAATAATTCCAATAAAGTAAAAATGACAATAAAGAAATTAATGGAATTAGTAAGAGACAAAGATGCAGATAAACTTCTTAAAAAATTAAAAAACAGTACAAGAAATAAGATAAAAAAAAGAAAGATTGAATTGGAAAACGAGAGCATATGTCGGCTCATAATAAAAGGCAAAATGAGTAGAAGAAGTAAGAAGAGAATATTGGAAGAGTCAGATGATGATATGTTAGTCAAAAAAAGAAAGTTTAGTGTAAACAATACGAGTTTTATATAG